The following are from one region of the Phormidium sp. PBR-2020 genome:
- a CDS encoding IS630 transposase-related protein → MSNNYSYDLRKKVIKAIEVDGMKKSEVSQIFGISRNTIYLWLKQREETGDFQPREYRPPGHGHKVKDVSKFRTFVQENADKTQAEMAELWDDEISQKTISRWLKKLGFTRKKNRWVLSKKGGK, encoded by the coding sequence ATGTCCAATAATTACAGCTATGACTTGCGTAAAAAAGTCATTAAAGCCATTGAAGTCGATGGCATGAAGAAGTCAGAAGTGAGTCAAATTTTTGGCATTAGCCGTAACACCATTTACCTATGGTTGAAACAGAGAGAGGAAACAGGAGATTTTCAACCCCGAGAGTATCGACCTCCCGGTCATGGTCATAAAGTTAAAGATGTCTCTAAGTTCCGAACCTTTGTCCAAGAAAATGCTGATAAAACTCAAGCCGAGATGGCAGAGTTATGGGATGACGAAATCAGCCAAAAAACCATATCACGATGGTTAAAGAAACTGGGATTTACCCGCAAGAAAAATCGCTGGGTCTTGAGTAAAAAAGGAGGAAAGTGA